GGACGGGATTTTTGCCGGGATGGATGCTAAGCGCTTCGATGTGATCTTCAATGAAGTCTCGATCACCGATGAGCGTAAAGTGAAATATGATTTCTCCGATCCGTATATTGTCTCCAAGGCTGTGCTGATCGTCCCCGAGGATAATCAGGATATCAAGACCTTCGCTGATCTGAAGGGTAAAAAAGCCGGTCAGTCCCTCACCAGCAACCTCGGCAAAATCGCCACAGACAACGGTGCGGAGATCGTATCTACCGAGGGCTTCAATCAGGCGATTGATCTGCTGACCTCCGGCCGGATCGATGCTACCGTGAATGACGGCTTGTCCTTCCTAGATCTGAAGAAGCAGAAGCCGGATATCAAGATCAAGAAGGTGGATGAGATTGCCGAAGGCTCGCATAGTGCCGCAGTCTTCCTGAAAGGGAATGACGAGCTGGTGCAGGCTGTGAACGAAGCGCTGACCGCTATGAAGAGCGACGGAACCTACCTTAAGATCTCCGAGAAGTATTTTGGCGCTGACGTATCGAAATGATGGATGACCGCCAAATACAAATATTTCTCGATTCACTGCTGCCTCTGTTTAAAGCCGGGGTGGCTTTTACCCTTCCGCTTGCGGGGGTATCCTTTATTCTGGGGCTGCTGCTGGCGGTGATTACTGCACTTGCCCGGCTGTCCTCCTTCAGGCTTCCAAGGCTGATCGCCCGTTTCTATGTCTGGGTGATCCGGGGAACGCCGCTGCTGGTGCAGCTGTTTATTATTTTCTATGGACTACCCGCCGCCGGGATTGTGCTTGATCCGTTCATCGCCGCTGTCATCGGGTTCACGCTCAGTGTCGGGGCCTATTCTTCGGAGATTGTCCGGGCTGCTATTCTGTCTATTCATAAAGGCCAGTGGGAAGCCGCGTTCTCCGTGGGGATGAGCCGGAAGCAGGCTCTGCGCCGGGTGATATTGCCTCAAGCTGCCCGCGTGTCGGTTCCGCCGTTATCGAATTCTTTTATTAGTCTGGTCAAGGATACTTCGCTTGCGGCCAGTATTACTTATGTCGAGATTTTCAGAAAAGCCCAGCAGATTGTGGCGACATCCTATGAACCCCTGCTGTTATATTGCGAAGCGGCGCTGTTCTATCTGCTGTTCTGTTCCGTATTGTCGGCGCTGCAGAATTACTTGGAGAAGCGGCTGGACCGGTATTCGGCCAGTTAAGGTTAAGGAGGCACACGCATGATTGAAATACGCGATTTACATAAGTCCTTCGGCCCGCTTGCGGTGCTAAAAGGTGTGGATCTCACCGTTGAACACGGCCAGGTGATGGTCATTATCGGACCTTCCGGCTCCGGCAAAACCACGCTGCTGCGCTGCTTCAACCTGCTGGAGACCCCCGACAAGGGCAGTCTTACGCTGAACACGATTAAGCTGGATTTCACCCCGGGCGCCAAAATTCCACAGCGTACCGTACTGTCCCTGCGCCAGCAGACAGGAATGGTGTTCCAGTCTTATAATCTGTTCCCGCATATGACGGCGATCGGCAATGTCATGGAGGGACAGATCACGGTGCAAAAGCGTTCCAAGGAGGAAGCGCGCAGCAAGGCGCTGGCACTCTTGGACAAGGTGGGTCTGGCAGACAAGGCAGATGCGTATCCGCATCAGCTGTCCGGCGGCCAGCAGCAGCGCGTAGCGATAGCCCGCGCCATGGCGGCCACGCCGGAGGTGCTGCTGTTCGATGAGCCGACCTCGGCGCTTGACCCTGAGCTGGTCGGCGAGGTGCTGAAGGTCATCAAGCAGCTGGCCCGGGAAGGAATGACAATGGTCATCGTCACCCATGAGATGAAATTCGCGGCCGATGTGGCCGACCGGATCATCCTGATGGACAACGGAGTTATTTTGGAGCAGGGAACCCCCCGGCAGGTACTGGAGCAGACGAAGAACCCGCGCGCCCTCCAATTCCTTAACCGGTTGAGCGGGGAAGAGTGATTGCGGACGTAGTATATTAAGGCAGACCGGGAGGGGAGTCCTGGTCTGCCTTTTTATTGTTTTGTAGGAAATTATAGTTACTGTCTATTGCGGATAAAGTGTACATAGATTTGTGGAAAAGTGTTCTTGGAATGATACGTAGAGTGACATTGATACTGAATGTGACTCAATGCTGGAGAAGGTATGCTTAAAACCGAATACAATGCAATGGGCTGGTACAGCAGCATATGGACCGAATGTATGTGAAAAACAGTATACATTGTGCTCGTAAGTATGCACACGGTCTGAATATATGTGAAAAACAGCATACATTGTGCTCGTAAGCATGCATATGGACCGAATGTATGTGAAAAACAGCATACATTGTTTTCGCGCGAAGGTAATCTTATTCATCCGTTAGGATGATTTTGTTCATGGGAATCTACGTATAGTTCACCGGAACCTTCCGGAGGTGGGCGGCGAACGTAAATGAAGAGCAGAAGTGCACTTGAATCTGTGTTTGTAACTCCCCCTCTTAAACAGCGGAGCGGGCTCCAAAGCGTCGCCGTAATTTATACTCCATTACAAATACAATAAAAAAAAGGGGGTCCTCATCAGAGCTCCCTCGTTGATATTTCCTCATTTATAAACTAATTTGCCTGAGTAGAAGATGTGATCCTGCGTATGAATCTGGATCACTGTGCTGCCCAGTTTGTGATTGTCACGGTAAGCGGTAACTTCCAGAATGCCGTCCGTGGCTGCGGGTTGGGAAGAGCCGTCTGCTATGGGACTCCAGTAGATTGTGTCACCTGATTGAACTGCGGCAGCTTGCCGCTGTGGGAGTATCTTGGAATCGGCCGGATTCCATAGGAGCAGTTCTCCTTCGGAGGCTTGCAGCTCAATCCTGTCGGCACCTTCAGCAACAAGGGTTAAGGGAAAGCCCGGCACACTGCTCATGAACATAGAATACTTGCCCAACGGAAATTCGACATCGGGTTGTACCGCTACCGGAACGCCGTCTGCTGCATAAGCTGTCACCATGAACCCATTGAATAGTACAGCGGGATTCGCCTGATTTGTACTGCGGACAAGGAGCGGTCCGAGGGCGGCCAGAATGAGCAAAAGCAGGCAAGACAGCGTAACGGCAGTGAACCTCCGGCGAAGGCTCCAGGCCGGGGACTTTGATACGCTTGAATTCACACGGACCCTGCGGATAATGGATTGTTTAAAATCATACTTATGTTTCATCATCGTCGAAATCCCCCTTGAACTTTGTCTTAGCGGAGAATGTTTCACTACACAATAAGCCTACGTATTTCCTGTCAAAAAAACAAGGCTGCCCCCTAGCCGTAACGGCTTCCGGGACAGCCTTTTATCTATCATACGCGGATAAAGCGGTATGAACGAATCCAACTTTCCTTTACTTCTGTGTGCCGCCATCGCTAACGGACTTCAGATAGTCCAGCGTGTTATACAGCATAACTGCTGCTTCAGCGCGGGTAATGGTGCTTTTCGGATTGAACTTACCGCTGGCATCGAGGGTAGTGATCTTGTATTTCAGCGCCCGCTGAATGCTGCCCTGGTAGGAAGGGTCCAGCGCGTCTGCATCTGCAAGTTCAACCGGGACGAGGTTAATCATCGGCAGGTTGCCGGCCTTTTCCACGGCTTGAACCAGCATACTGGTATACAGCTCTTTGGAAATCGGCTTGGCCGGATCGATATTAGCGGGGATATTCACACCATTATAGTGCGCATTGATGAAGGCTTCTGCGTACCAGGCATTATCTTTTACTTTGGAGAAGAGCGCACTTGCCTGGGGAGCCTTATTGAAATCAATTGCCGCCAGGCTAAGCTGGAGACCGCCGGAGATGAACTGTACACCTTGTGCAGTGGATACTATTGCTCCGGGAAGAAACTGGGTATCCGAGATGCCTTTAATGAGGCCCTTTTCCTTTAGTGCATTGATTTGATCCTTGCCGCTTATACTGCCGATATCCTTGAAACTGCTGCCTGCTGCAAACATCTGCCCGCCGAGCGAGAAGGAGAGAAGGGTGGCTGCGGTTAAAGCTGCGATAGTGTATTTTTTCATTGTCATTTGAATTCCACCTCTATTATAGGGTTGGGCCGTTTGGCCTGTATCAACTCCTCTAACGAAGTGAGATCAGAAAAGGTTGCAAGCGTATCAATCCCGATCTGCGGGACCGGTAAGCTACATCACTTCCTGAAATAAAAGATTGCGGTAAGGGTACTTGCTGAACCTGGTTTTGAACAGCAGAGCGATTCCGCTTTCTTCAATCGTAACGGATTTCAGTGACTTGGTCTTCACCAGCCTGCGCACCATGATCCTTACCGCCCGGGTATCCTTACGCCGGATGGCGGCAGCCATAGCTTCCGCGAAGCTCCGGTTAACCGCAAGCTCGCGGTACAACGGGATGATGGAACGCGCTATGCAGCGGTGGGCGTCTGTATTGAAGGTGAACTGGGCGGTTCCCGGCGGAATCGTCGTGCCATTGGTATAGAAGGCAACCGGCAGCGGAAAAGGGAAAGAGATGAAATAACCGATCCCGTTCGTTCCGTAATTCTCCGCGTCTGCAAGTGCGGGGATACTGTGGAGCAAGCTGCCCATCAGGTCCAGGTCGGCAGTGACAATCGCGGTTGTCCATTGCCTGGCATAACTGCGGTTTCCGGCAATTTTCCGGTAGAACGGCAGCATGGCCGCAGCTACGCCGCGCAGTACACGGGCTGTTACAAGCCGCTGCGTCTGCTTAGGTTGTACTTTCGCCATCCGGATCATCCTCACTTTTAAGAGATTAGTTTATATAGAGTATGGGAATTGCGCACAATTCGGAATGGGCAACCACGGTTTCGGCAGAAATATTATCTATGCGTGGAGCGGCAGAGGGGGGCTATTGTGAGCAAGTGATGTTATACTGGTGTCAGGACTTTTCTTTGACGGGCAAGTTTGTTATGCTTATATCGTAACGATTACTAATTATTCTGCAGGAATTGTTCTACTTCCGGAAAGGTGGGAACCCGGGTGAACCGAGTGGCAAATATCAGCCAGCAGTTTGCGGCTCATAATTATAAGCTTACACCACAGCGTGAGGCGATAGTGAGAGTGCTGCTGGATAATGAGAAGGATCATCTAAGCGTGGAAGAGGTATATATGCTGGTCAAGCGCAGTTACCCGCATTTGGGGCTGGCGACGGTCTACCGTACCTTGGAGCTGCTGTGTGAACTTCATATTGTGCAAAAAATGAATTTCGGCGACGGCGTCGCCCGTTATGATCTGCGCGACGACGATCATGTGCATATGCATCATCACCTGATCTGCAATGTATGCGGTAAGCTGGAGGAGATCAAGGATGATTGGCTGGTGGAGCTGGAGGCGCGGGTAGCCCGTGAATACGGCTTCAGTGTGACCGATCACCGTCTGGATTTCAAAGGCACCTATAATAGCTGTCAAAAGAACGGCTGCAAGGGCGACAAGGACTGCCGCGCCGTCTCATAAGCTACATCTGCAACGCACAGAAGGCGCAGGGCTGAAGTTCAGCCTGCGCCTTCTTGTTGTATACGGAATCTGCAGAATACCGCTGCTAGGAGCGGTTCGGCACGAAGGATTTGATCCAGGTTCCGAAGCTGCCGGGATTGCGGGTCTGAACCAGGATCACCCCTTCGCCGCGGAACCGGCAGACCAGGGCCTCGCCGCTGGTTAAGCTGTTCAGCCAGCCGGAGGCTGCTTTTTCCACCTTGTAATCCATATAGTCCGGCCAAGCTACAAGGTGTCCGTTATCGATGATCATCTCTTCGCCCGGTCCGAGGTTAATCGCGTGAATCGCTCCGAAGGAGGAGAGGAAGACGGTACCTCTTCCGCTGATTTCGAGAATGAAGAATCCTTCGCCGGAGAACAGGCCGCGGGTCAGATTCTGCATCTTGGTATTGACCTGAATGCCTTGGGTTCCCGCCAGGAATCCGTCCTTCTGTACGATCAGCTTGTACGACCCATCCAGCTCAATGGCCTGTACATCTCCGATGGAACCGGGTGAGAGCAGCACCTCACTCTGCCCGCGCGTGGCGGTCAGCTCCTGGAAGAAGAATTTCTCCCCGCTCAGCATGCGGCCCAGGCCGCGCATAATTCCGCCGTCCACGGTGCCCCGCAGCTCCACATTCGGTGACATGGCGACCATCGCCCCCATCTCCGCCTTAACGCTCTCGCCCGGCTCCAGCAGGACCTTCAGCATGGCGAAGGCGCCGTCATACAGCACATCATATTTCATATAGTACTCCTCCTCATTTTTGCGGTTATTTGTTATGATCACAGGTATGTATCTTGCTCTTCAAGGATACTGTACCAGATAGTCCAACTGCAAGCTGCGCAAGGATCAGAATAATATGTTAGAATGGAACAGACAGTGCAGCCGCACTGAATATAGGATTGACAAGGAGTGTCGCCGCTTATGGCACGGACAAGAACGCAGAAGGCGCTGCTTAAGGCAGAGCGCTCAGGCACATGGGTTGCAGAAAGAAACCGCAGACTCAATCAGGATTACGGGGCCATCTCCCAGCATGTCAGAGTTACACCCGGCAAACGCGAGCAATTGAATAAGGTCAAACACAAGGAGCGGATCTTCCATGATGGCGCTCCTTTTGCATGTCTGGGCATAACTGCATAATGCTTAAGCCTGTGCCCTGCTGTGAATACGGTACTCCTTGGGCGACATGCCGAACCGGCTGCGGAAGATCCGGTGGAAATAGGTATAGTTCGCAAATCCGCAGGTCTCGGAGACATGCTCCAGCGGCATGGGGCTGAACGTAATCTTTTCCCGGGCCATATCCAGCCGTACATCATTTACATATTTGACAATCGTGGTGCCGAACGCTTCCTTGAACAGATGAACTGCCCGGGAGACCGAGATATCCACATGTGCGGCCACATCCTCAAGCCGGAAGGCGTAAGAGGCATGCTCTTCAACGTACTGCTTCATCCGGTAAGCCAGATAAGCCTTCGGTGAGATCGCGGGCTGATCGATCATCAGCCGGTCAATCTCCATACAGAGAATCTGCAGATAACATGAAGAGATGTCCGGTGAGGAGTCCGACAAGCGGCGCTGCTCCAGCACAAGCTGGCGGAAGAGGCTGAGAATATGATCGTTCATCGGCAGGCGGAGTACCGCCGGACGCTGCTTGCGTCCCCACCATTCTTCAATCCATGGGCCGCTGCAAAAGATATGATAGTCGCCGCTCTCGATCCTCGGCTTGCCGACAGGATAGACTTCTTTGTCGATACTCAGATAGTAGGGGTCATTCGGTGCGAACAGCATGAGATCACCGCTCTCAACGGTCGTAATGGCGCCGTTCTCCCTGGTGCGGCTGCGCCCTTCAGTCTGGAGCCGCAGCAGATAATACTGTACGCCCTCGCTGCGTGACATATGAAATGGTTTGCGGTGGAAGGAGAATCCGGCGGATAGAATGTGGCAAGCGGCAGATGTTGTCATGTGTCCCTCCTAGTCTAATAAATGATAAGCAGATTGTTCATGTTTTAATCATATTATTCATTTTATTATATACGCTTTCATATTACCATGTACCTAAGCGAAAAACATAAAAATGATGTGGAGAAGGCCGTATTGCGGCGCTAAACGCTACATTTACAAACTCTGGAAACAGTGGATGAAACCAAGAGAACTCGTCGTTCTCCAATGTTTACAGCCCGTTTGTTCAGGTGATGTACTTCAGGGAAGATAACCGGGAGTGCGGCGGCAGCAAGAACTGGATAACTCCGGATCATATAAGGAGTGGGAATAATAATGCTTAAGGTTGGACTACAGCTGTACACACTAAGAGAAGAACTGGAACAGGATTTCGAGGGAACTATACGTAAGGTAGCCGAGCTGGGCTACAGCGGTGTGGAGTTCTTCCACTATTTCGGCCGTACGGCCGAACAGGTGAAGGCGCTGCTTGAAGAGACAGGGCTTGTTGCTGTCGGAGCGCACCGCCCGTACGATGCGATGCTGAATGATACGGAGCAGGAGATTCGCTTCAATCTGGAGATCGGCAACCGCAACCTGATCGTGCCTTATCTGACAGAAGAACAACGGAACTGGCAGGAGGTAGCGGCGGGTCTGCGGACCATCGGCGAGAAATGCCAGGCTGCCGGTGCTGTTCTGTCTTATCATAATCATGATTTTGAATTCACGGAGAAGGTTGACGGCCAGCCAGCCTTTGATTATCTGTTCGAAGCGGTCCCTGCTGAGCAGCTTCAAGTAGAGATGGATACATGCTGGGTGTATTTTGGCGGATATGATCCGGCAGAATATATCCGTAAGTACGCAGGACGCCTGCCGATCATTCACCTCAAGGATCTGAAGAAGAAAGAAGACGGCTCACCGGAGACTGTAGTGCTGGGCGAAGGTGAAGTGGATCTGGCTGCGATCATTGAAGCAGCGTCTGCGGCTGGTGTGGAATGGGCAGTGGTGGAGCAGGACTTCTGCAGCCGCTCGCCGCTTGGTAGTGTGGCTGACAGCCTGAACTGGATCAAAACATATGAGAATCAAGGAGGAAGTATTCATGTCTAACAAACTCAAAATTGCTATTATCGGTTGCGGTGGTATCGCAAACGGCAAACATATGCCAAGCCTTGCCCGTCAGGAGAATGCCGAAATGGTGGCATTCTGTGATATCGTGGAAGAACGTGCCCAGGAGGCTGCCAAGACCTACGGCTGCGAAGGCGCTGCCGTATTTACCGATTTCCGTGAGCTGCTGGCAACGGGCGGATTCGATATCGTGCATGTCTGCACGCCGAACGACAGCCACTCCGAGATTACGGTTGCAGCACTGGAAGCCGGCAATCATGTATTGTGTGAGAAACCGATGGCCAAGACCACTGCACAGGCGAAGGAAATGCTGGATGCCGCCAAGCGTACTGGCAAGAAATTGTCCATCGCCTATCAGAACCGTTTCCGCGCAGACAGTGAATATCTGAAGGGGCTGTGTGAAGAAGGGGAACTCGGCGATATCTATTACGGTAAGGCTATTGCGCTTCGCCGCCGTGCGGTTCCAACCTGGGGCGTGTTCCTGGATGAAGAGAAGCAGGGCGGAGGACCGCTGATCGATATCGGTACCCATGCGCTGGATCTGACCCTCTGGCTGATGAATAACTACAAGCCGCGTATGGTAGTAGGTTCTACTTTCCATAAGCTGGGCCAGAAGAAGAATGCCGCGAATGCCTTCGGTCCGTGGGACCCTGAGCAATTCAAGGTTGAAGATTCCGCCTTCGGCTTCATTACAATGGAGAACGGTGCTACAATTGTACTTGAAGCCAGCTGGGCGCTGAACGTATCTGAATTCGGTGAAGCCAAGACGATGCTTGCCGGAACGGAAGGCGGAGCCGATATGAAGGACGGGCTGCGTCTGAACGGCGAACGTGCCGGCCGCCTGTATGAGACTAAGGTGGACCTGTCCTCCGGCGGTGTAGCCTTCTACAGCGGAGCTGCGGAGAATGAAGCAGACCGTGAAGCCCGTCTGTGGCTGGAAGCCGTAAGAGAAGACAAGGACCCGGTGGTTCTGCCGGAGCAGGCCTTCGTAGTTACCCAGATTCTTGAAGCAGTGTATGAATCAGCACGTACCGGACGCGCCGTATATTTCGACGGAAGTTCTGACAACTAAGAGCATCTCCGGTTCACGCGACTATCAGACAAACAGGAGTGGAATCCATGAGTTCAATCAAACATACTGTAGCCATCGTTGGTTACGGCGGAATGGGAAGCTACCATACCCAACTAATCAAAGAGAGTGACCGGGTGGTAGTGACCGGCGCTTTCGATCTGCTGGAAAACCGGCGCGCCTTGGCTGAGGAAGCAGGCTACACCGCTTATTCCAGCTATGAGGAATTGCTGGCAGATCCGGCAGTGGACATCGTTCTGATTGCTACACCGAATGATGTGCACAAGGACATCGCCCTTCAGGCTTTTGAGGCGGGCAAGCATGTAGTCTGTGAGAAGCCGGTTGCCATGTCCTCGGCTGAATTCATCGAGATGCAGGCTGCTGCGGAGTCGGCCGGACGGGTGCTGATGGTGCATCAGAACAGACGCTGGGATGAGGATTTCCGCGTAATCAGGGAGATGTATGAGCAGGCGACGATTGGATCACTCTTTCAGATTGAATCCCGGGTGCACGGTGCTAACGGGATTCCCGGCGACTGGCGTCATGTGAAGGAGCAAGGCGGCGGGATGCTGCTCGACTGGGGCGTGCATCTGCTGGATCAGCTGTTGTTCATGATTGACAGCAAGGTGAGCAGTGTCAGCAGCAGCCTGAGCTTTGTCCTCGGCAATAATGTGGATGACGGATTCGATGCGGTGCTGCAGTTCGAGAATGGGATCAGAGCCATCGTGGAGGTAGGGACAACCAACTTCATCACGATGCCAAGATGGTATGTGAAGGGCACCGGGGGAACCGCTATTATTGAAGACTGGTCGCTGAGAGGCAGAATTGTAGCCCCCAACCACGAATCGGAAAAGATTGAACCGACACCGATCCGCGCAGGTGTAGGCTTGACAAAGACCATGGCCCCGCCTTCAGAAGGCTCGACCGTCCTTGAAGATCTGCCTGCGGCATTAGAGATGCCTTCCAGCTTCTATGATAATCTGGCTGCTGTTATCGAAGGTGCGGCGGAACCGATTGTCAAGAATGCCGAGGTACTTCGAGTGCTGAAGCTCATTGAGGCGATCTTTGAAGCTGCAGAGCGTAATGAGACAGTTAAGAATTTCGATATCTACGGAGCTTAAGCTAAGCTTCAATACGACCCAAGGAGAGGTGGAATCTGCAAATGAAACTTGGAGTATTTATGGTGTTGTTCGGCGGCCGCAAGCTGGAGGATGCATTGGATTATGTGGTCTCCAAAGGACTTAAGGCTGTTGAGATCGGTACCGGAGGGTACCCTGGAAACAGCCATTGCAATCCCAAAGAGCTGCTGGAGAATGAAGCGGCCCTTCAGGAATTCAAGCAGCAAATCGAATCCCGCGGCTTGATCATCAGCGCCCTAAGCTGCCACGGCAACCCGCTGCACCCGCAGAA
This genomic interval from Paenibacillus sp. FSL H8-0332 contains the following:
- a CDS encoding amino acid ABC transporter substrate-binding protein, with translation MKKLSLTIMLLLTMVTAAACGTNNTDKTATGGNTPAEPTAAVTEGAASGEQNSLEAVKASGKLRIGTEGTYAPFTFHDADGKLTGFDVEIAEEVTKRLGVKPEFIETQWDGIFAGMDAKRFDVIFNEVSITDERKVKYDFSDPYIVSKAVLIVPEDNQDIKTFADLKGKKAGQSLTSNLGKIATDNGAEIVSTEGFNQAIDLLTSGRIDATVNDGLSFLDLKKQKPDIKIKKVDEIAEGSHSAAVFLKGNDELVQAVNEALTAMKSDGTYLKISEKYFGADVSK
- a CDS encoding S-layer homology domain-containing protein; this translates as MTMKKYTIAALTAATLLSFSLGGQMFAAGSSFKDIGSISGKDQINALKEKGLIKGISDTQFLPGAIVSTAQGVQFISGGLQLSLAAIDFNKAPQASALFSKVKDNAWYAEAFINAHYNGVNIPANIDPAKPISKELYTSMLVQAVEKAGNLPMINLVPVELADADALDPSYQGSIQRALKYKITTLDASGKFNPKSTITRAEAAVMLYNTLDYLKSVSDGGTQK
- a CDS encoding transcriptional repressor codes for the protein MNRVANISQQFAAHNYKLTPQREAIVRVLLDNEKDHLSVEEVYMLVKRSYPHLGLATVYRTLELLCELHIVQKMNFGDGVARYDLRDDDHVHMHHHLICNVCGKLEEIKDDWLVELEARVAREYGFSVTDHRLDFKGTYNSCQKNGCKGDKDCRAVS
- a CDS encoding helix-turn-helix domain-containing protein yields the protein MTTSAACHILSAGFSFHRKPFHMSRSEGVQYYLLRLQTEGRSRTRENGAITTVESGDLMLFAPNDPYYLSIDKEVYPVGKPRIESGDYHIFCSGPWIEEWWGRKQRPAVLRLPMNDHILSLFRQLVLEQRRLSDSSPDISSCYLQILCMEIDRLMIDQPAISPKAYLAYRMKQYVEEHASYAFRLEDVAAHVDISVSRAVHLFKEAFGTTIVKYVNDVRLDMAREKITFSPMPLEHVSETCGFANYTYFHRIFRSRFGMSPKEYRIHSRAQA
- a CDS encoding Gfo/Idh/MocA family oxidoreductase, whose protein sequence is MSSIKHTVAIVGYGGMGSYHTQLIKESDRVVVTGAFDLLENRRALAEEAGYTAYSSYEELLADPAVDIVLIATPNDVHKDIALQAFEAGKHVVCEKPVAMSSAEFIEMQAAAESAGRVLMVHQNRRWDEDFRVIREMYEQATIGSLFQIESRVHGANGIPGDWRHVKEQGGGMLLDWGVHLLDQLLFMIDSKVSSVSSSLSFVLGNNVDDGFDAVLQFENGIRAIVEVGTTNFITMPRWYVKGTGGTAIIEDWSLRGRIVAPNHESEKIEPTPIRAGVGLTKTMAPPSEGSTVLEDLPAALEMPSSFYDNLAAVIEGAAEPIVKNAEVLRVLKLIEAIFEAAERNETVKNFDIYGA
- a CDS encoding Gfo/Idh/MocA family oxidoreductase codes for the protein MSNKLKIAIIGCGGIANGKHMPSLARQENAEMVAFCDIVEERAQEAAKTYGCEGAAVFTDFRELLATGGFDIVHVCTPNDSHSEITVAALEAGNHVLCEKPMAKTTAQAKEMLDAAKRTGKKLSIAYQNRFRADSEYLKGLCEEGELGDIYYGKAIALRRRAVPTWGVFLDEEKQGGGPLIDIGTHALDLTLWLMNNYKPRMVVGSTFHKLGQKKNAANAFGPWDPEQFKVEDSAFGFITMENGATIVLEASWALNVSEFGEAKTMLAGTEGGADMKDGLRLNGERAGRLYETKVDLSSGGVAFYSGAAENEADREARLWLEAVREDKDPVVLPEQAFVVTQILEAVYESARTGRAVYFDGSSDN
- a CDS encoding sugar phosphate isomerase/epimerase; the encoded protein is MLKVGLQLYTLREELEQDFEGTIRKVAELGYSGVEFFHYFGRTAEQVKALLEETGLVAVGAHRPYDAMLNDTEQEIRFNLEIGNRNLIVPYLTEEQRNWQEVAAGLRTIGEKCQAAGAVLSYHNHDFEFTEKVDGQPAFDYLFEAVPAEQLQVEMDTCWVYFGGYDPAEYIRKYAGRLPIIHLKDLKKKEDGSPETVVLGEGEVDLAAIIEAASAAGVEWAVVEQDFCSRSPLGSVADSLNWIKTYENQGGSIHV
- a CDS encoding amino acid ABC transporter permease is translated as MDDRQIQIFLDSLLPLFKAGVAFTLPLAGVSFILGLLLAVITALARLSSFRLPRLIARFYVWVIRGTPLLVQLFIIFYGLPAAGIVLDPFIAAVIGFTLSVGAYSSEIVRAAILSIHKGQWEAAFSVGMSRKQALRRVILPQAARVSVPPLSNSFISLVKDTSLAASITYVEIFRKAQQIVATSYEPLLLYCEAALFYLLFCSVLSALQNYLEKRLDRYSAS
- a CDS encoding amino acid ABC transporter ATP-binding protein, which gives rise to MIEIRDLHKSFGPLAVLKGVDLTVEHGQVMVIIGPSGSGKTTLLRCFNLLETPDKGSLTLNTIKLDFTPGAKIPQRTVLSLRQQTGMVFQSYNLFPHMTAIGNVMEGQITVQKRSKEEARSKALALLDKVGLADKADAYPHQLSGGQQQRVAIARAMAATPEVLLFDEPTSALDPELVGEVLKVIKQLAREGMTMVIVTHEMKFAADVADRIILMDNGVILEQGTPRQVLEQTKNPRALQFLNRLSGEE
- a CDS encoding TIGR00266 family protein produces the protein MKYDVLYDGAFAMLKVLLEPGESVKAEMGAMVAMSPNVELRGTVDGGIMRGLGRMLSGEKFFFQELTATRGQSEVLLSPGSIGDVQAIELDGSYKLIVQKDGFLAGTQGIQVNTKMQNLTRGLFSGEGFFILEISGRGTVFLSSFGAIHAINLGPGEEMIIDNGHLVAWPDYMDYKVEKAASGWLNSLTSGEALVCRFRGEGVILVQTRNPGSFGTWIKSFVPNRS